The Vespula pensylvanica isolate Volc-1 chromosome 5, ASM1446617v1, whole genome shotgun sequence genome includes a window with the following:
- the LOC122629488 gene encoding ecotropic viral integration site 5 ortholog isoform X8: MNAFVGMCVANEWNRQGTVLRCQEKPRMNVKISKTKNGMDSLPPPHKIFMVLRGILTPATARLIRNKLSKRTREGGNNNGTPVGQLGSTRHGPQLMSLLRLCTTVHHHHQQQQQQQQQQSSQYSTLHTDKIFPNPSSEFYQKERINSSQEIPTDELALLAKLEEANRLIESDAKSLNSLQSNHSRKGSDTSQVSVASGGSGGNGDAAPRRHTTVDGEENTWSLWGHIVADWDYHWKKRKEFVKELVRQGIPHHFRGIVWQMLSGAHDSPVKKQFAEYIKATSACERIIRRDIARTYPEHDFFKEKDGLGQESLFNVMKAYSLHDREVGYCQGSGFIVGLLLMQQMPEEEAFAVLVALMQEYRLRDMFKPSMAELGVCMYQLEHLVADTHPELHAHFTAQGFHTSMYASSWFLTLFTTALGLPLACRIFDVFLSEGMEIIFKVALAMLHLGKEDLLSLDMEGMLKFFQKQLPSKAEKDPDVLMNLAYSMKINPKRMKKLEKDYTVLKMKEQEEMVELRRLRAENRLLRQRTELLEAESAELADRLVRGQVSRAEEEETAFVVQRELAALRHTHLETSHQLEQAHEELRSLSLLLEENVSSRQSSLDEILLKQEALSQKEELIQCLQEELVRVRLSEAENGATIRELRARIQELEQDKKTLRESTPDNSVAHLQEELIAVKLREAEANLSLKDLRQRVMELSAAWQRHLQEHRSAQSAPAADSTPKKLLFWENRGHEVQKYEEDLMTTRIREMEALTEVKELRLKVMELETQVQVATNQLRRQDENGKVLKEELENARAAEKVLAAKLRDEQRKYADLESKMKDETMMARIRDAEHAQQVAELTQKISLLELKNEEMHAEGELRNNLDDSERVRELQDKVAELKAEFPTPITSPETEPWRWVES, encoded by the exons ATGAATGCGTTTGTTGGAATGTGCGTTGCCAACGAGTGGAATCGTCAAGGCACCGTTTTACGATGCCAGGAAAAGCCGAGAATGAACGTAAAGATAAGCAAAACGAAGAACGGAATGGACTCGTTACCACCACCACATAAGATCTTTATGGTCCTACGTGGTATCCTGACACCTGCGACTGCTCGACTTATTCGgaataaattatctaaaag GACTCGAGAAGGTGGTAACAACAACGGCACTCCAGTAGGACAATTAGGGTCGACGCGTCATGGACCTCAGCTGATGAGCCTGCTTCGTTTATGCACCACTGTgcaccaccatcaccaacaacaacaacaacaacaacaacaacagtcTTCCCAGTACAGTACTTTGCATACCGACAAAATATTTCCGAATCCGTCGTCGGAATTTTATCAGAAGGAGAGGATAAATTCGTCTCAGGAAATTCCTACCGACGAGCTGGCTCTACTAGCTAAGCTGGAGGAAGCCAATAG gCTCATCGAATCGGATGCAAAGTCGCTTAACTCGCTTCAGAGCAATCATAGTAGGAAAGGTTCGGATACATCGCAGGTGTCCGTGGCGTCGGGGGGTAGCGGAGGCAACGGAGATGCCGCACCCCGACGCCACACGACTGTCGATGGCGAGGAGAACACCTGGAGTTTGTGGGGTCACATAGTCGCCGATTGGGATTATCattggaagaagagaaaagaatttgtcAAGGAATTAGTTCGACAGGGTATACCCCATCACTTCAG GGGTATCGTCTGGCAAATGTTGAGCGGCGCACACGATTCTCCTGTAAAAAAGCAGTTCGCAGAATATATCAAAGCAACGTCAGCCTGCGAGAGGATAATCAGGAGAGATATAGCGAGAACATATCCTGAGCATGACTTCTTTAAGGAAAAAGATGGTCTTGGTCAGGAGAGTTTGTTTAACGTTATGAAAGCGTATAGTCTTCATGATCGCGAAGTGGGCTACTGCCAAGGTTCGGGATTCATTGTAGGATTGCTTCTTATGCAG CAAATGCCAGAGGAAGAAGCTTTTGCAGTATTAGTAGCGCTTATGCAAGAGTATCGTTTGCGAGATATGTTTAAGCCGAGTATGGCAGAATTAGGGGTGTGCATGTATCAATTAGAACATTTAGTCGCCGATACGCATCCCGAACTACACGCTCATTTCACGGCTCAAGGTTTTCATACTTCGATGTACGCCTCCTCTTGGTTTCTCACGCTGTTCACCACGGCACTGGGACTACCCCTCGCCTGTCGTATCTTTGATGTATTCCTATCCGAAGGAATGGAGATAATCTTCAAAGTTGCGCTGGCTATGTTGCATTTAGGAAAGGAGGATTTACTCAGTTTGGATATGGAGGGCATGTTGAAG TTTTTCCAGAAACAATTACCCAGCAAAGCTGAGAAAGATCCGGACGTACTTATGAATCTGGCATACAGCATGAAAATAAATCcaaagaggatgaagaagcTGGAGAAGGATTATACCGTTCTCAAGATGAAGGAGCAAGAAGAGATGGTAGAATTACGGAGACTCAGGGCGGAAAATAGATTACTCAGGCAAAGAACTGAACTTTTAGAGGCCGAATCTGCTGAGCTCGCCGACAGATTAGTGAGAGGTCAAGTTTCTCGTgcggaagaagaggaaactgCGTTTGTAGTGCAAAGGGAATTGGCTGCTCTTCGACACACGCATCTTGAGACCAGTCATCAGCTCGAACAGGCTCACGAGGAACTCAGATCGTTGTCTCTTCTTTTAGAGGAAAACGTGAGCTCGCGACAATCGTCGCTCGACGAGATCCTGTTGAAGCAGGAAGCTTTATCGCAAAAGGAGGAACTGATACAGTGCCTACAAGAGGAATTAGTTAGAGTCAGACTGAGCGAGGCTGAAAATGGTGCAACGATCAGGGAACTCAGGGCTAGAATACAGGAATTGGAACAAGACAAAAAGACTTTACGCGAATCAACGCCTGATAATTCTGTCGCTCATTTGCAGGAAGAACTGATCGCTGTTAAACTCAGAGAAGCGGAAGCTAATCTCTCTTTGAAG GATCTCCGACAAAGAGTTATGGAATTAAGTGCTGCGTGGCAAAGGCATTTACAGGAGCATAGATCTGCTCAATCCGCTCCGGCAGCGGATTCGACACCGAAAAAGTTACTTTTTTGGGAGAACAGAGGTCACGAAGTTCAAAAGTACGAGGAAGATCTGATGACCACCAGAATTCGAGAGATGGAAGCTCTTACTGAAGTCAAAGAACTTAGGCTTAAGGTCATGGAACTCGAAACTCAAGTACAGGTCGCTACGAATCAATTACGTAGGCAAGATGAAAATGGGAAAGTACTTAAGGAAGAATTGGAGAACGCACGTGCTGCGGAAAAAGTTCTTGCTGCCAAGTTACGAGATGAACAGCGTAAGTACGCCGATTTGGaatcgaaaatgaaagatgaaaCCATGATGGCTAGGATACGTGACGCTGAACATGCTCAACAAGTTGCTGAGCTCACGCAGAAAATTTCTTTGCTCGAATTAAAg AACGAAGAAATGCATGCGGAAGGTGAactaagaaataatttagatgacagtgagagagtaagagaactTCAAGATAAAGTTGCGGAACTAAAAGCAGAG TTCCCTACGCCAATCACCAGCCCGGAGACTGAGCCTTGGCGCTGGGTCGA GTCATGA
- the LOC122629488 gene encoding ecotropic viral integration site 5 ortholog isoform X7: MNAFVGMCVANEWNRQGTVLRCQEKPRMNVKISKTKNGMDSLPPPHKIFMVLRGILTPATARLIRNKLSKRTREGGNNNGTPVGQLGSTRHGPQLMSLLRLCTTVHHHHQQQQQQQQQQSSQYSTLHTDKIFPNPSSEFYQKERINSSQEIPTDELALLAKLEEANRYFIYRLIESDAKSLNSLQSNHSRKGSDTSQVSVASGGSGGNGDAAPRRHTTVDGEENTWSLWGHIVADWDYHWKKRKEFVKELVRQGIPHHFRGIVWQMLSGAHDSPVKKQFAEYIKATSACERIIRRDIARTYPEHDFFKEKDGLGQESLFNVMKAYSLHDREVGYCQGSGFIVGLLLMQQMPEEEAFAVLVALMQEYRLRDMFKPSMAELGVCMYQLEHLVADTHPELHAHFTAQGFHTSMYASSWFLTLFTTALGLPLACRIFDVFLSEGMEIIFKVALAMLHLGKEDLLSLDMEGMLKFFQKQLPSKAEKDPDVLMNLAYSMKINPKRMKKLEKDYTVLKMKEQEEMVELRRLRAENRLLRQRTELLEAESAELADRLVRGQVSRAEEEETAFVVQRELAALRHTHLETSHQLEQAHEELRSLSLLLEENVSSRQSSLDEILLKQEALSQKEELIQCLQEELVRVRLSEAENGATIRELRARIQELEQDKKTLRESTPDNSVAHLQEELIAVKLREAEANLSLKDLRQRVMELSAAWQRHLQEHRSAQSAPAADSTPKKLLFWENRGHEVQKYEEDLMTTRIREMEALTEVKELRLKVMELETQVQVATNQLRRQDENGKVLKEELENARAAEKVLAAKLRDEQRKYADLESKMKDETMMARIRDAEHAQQVAELTQKISLLELKNEEMHAEGELRNNLDDSERVRELQDKVAELKAEFPTPITSPETEPWRWVE, encoded by the exons ATGAATGCGTTTGTTGGAATGTGCGTTGCCAACGAGTGGAATCGTCAAGGCACCGTTTTACGATGCCAGGAAAAGCCGAGAATGAACGTAAAGATAAGCAAAACGAAGAACGGAATGGACTCGTTACCACCACCACATAAGATCTTTATGGTCCTACGTGGTATCCTGACACCTGCGACTGCTCGACTTATTCGgaataaattatctaaaag GACTCGAGAAGGTGGTAACAACAACGGCACTCCAGTAGGACAATTAGGGTCGACGCGTCATGGACCTCAGCTGATGAGCCTGCTTCGTTTATGCACCACTGTgcaccaccatcaccaacaacaacaacaacaacaacaacaacagtcTTCCCAGTACAGTACTTTGCATACCGACAAAATATTTCCGAATCCGTCGTCGGAATTTTATCAGAAGGAGAGGATAAATTCGTCTCAGGAAATTCCTACCGACGAGCTGGCTCTACTAGCTAAGCTGGAGGAAGCCAATAG atattttatttacaggCTCATCGAATCGGATGCAAAGTCGCTTAACTCGCTTCAGAGCAATCATAGTAGGAAAGGTTCGGATACATCGCAGGTGTCCGTGGCGTCGGGGGGTAGCGGAGGCAACGGAGATGCCGCACCCCGACGCCACACGACTGTCGATGGCGAGGAGAACACCTGGAGTTTGTGGGGTCACATAGTCGCCGATTGGGATTATCattggaagaagagaaaagaatttgtcAAGGAATTAGTTCGACAGGGTATACCCCATCACTTCAG GGGTATCGTCTGGCAAATGTTGAGCGGCGCACACGATTCTCCTGTAAAAAAGCAGTTCGCAGAATATATCAAAGCAACGTCAGCCTGCGAGAGGATAATCAGGAGAGATATAGCGAGAACATATCCTGAGCATGACTTCTTTAAGGAAAAAGATGGTCTTGGTCAGGAGAGTTTGTTTAACGTTATGAAAGCGTATAGTCTTCATGATCGCGAAGTGGGCTACTGCCAAGGTTCGGGATTCATTGTAGGATTGCTTCTTATGCAG CAAATGCCAGAGGAAGAAGCTTTTGCAGTATTAGTAGCGCTTATGCAAGAGTATCGTTTGCGAGATATGTTTAAGCCGAGTATGGCAGAATTAGGGGTGTGCATGTATCAATTAGAACATTTAGTCGCCGATACGCATCCCGAACTACACGCTCATTTCACGGCTCAAGGTTTTCATACTTCGATGTACGCCTCCTCTTGGTTTCTCACGCTGTTCACCACGGCACTGGGACTACCCCTCGCCTGTCGTATCTTTGATGTATTCCTATCCGAAGGAATGGAGATAATCTTCAAAGTTGCGCTGGCTATGTTGCATTTAGGAAAGGAGGATTTACTCAGTTTGGATATGGAGGGCATGTTGAAG TTTTTCCAGAAACAATTACCCAGCAAAGCTGAGAAAGATCCGGACGTACTTATGAATCTGGCATACAGCATGAAAATAAATCcaaagaggatgaagaagcTGGAGAAGGATTATACCGTTCTCAAGATGAAGGAGCAAGAAGAGATGGTAGAATTACGGAGACTCAGGGCGGAAAATAGATTACTCAGGCAAAGAACTGAACTTTTAGAGGCCGAATCTGCTGAGCTCGCCGACAGATTAGTGAGAGGTCAAGTTTCTCGTgcggaagaagaggaaactgCGTTTGTAGTGCAAAGGGAATTGGCTGCTCTTCGACACACGCATCTTGAGACCAGTCATCAGCTCGAACAGGCTCACGAGGAACTCAGATCGTTGTCTCTTCTTTTAGAGGAAAACGTGAGCTCGCGACAATCGTCGCTCGACGAGATCCTGTTGAAGCAGGAAGCTTTATCGCAAAAGGAGGAACTGATACAGTGCCTACAAGAGGAATTAGTTAGAGTCAGACTGAGCGAGGCTGAAAATGGTGCAACGATCAGGGAACTCAGGGCTAGAATACAGGAATTGGAACAAGACAAAAAGACTTTACGCGAATCAACGCCTGATAATTCTGTCGCTCATTTGCAGGAAGAACTGATCGCTGTTAAACTCAGAGAAGCGGAAGCTAATCTCTCTTTGAAG GATCTCCGACAAAGAGTTATGGAATTAAGTGCTGCGTGGCAAAGGCATTTACAGGAGCATAGATCTGCTCAATCCGCTCCGGCAGCGGATTCGACACCGAAAAAGTTACTTTTTTGGGAGAACAGAGGTCACGAAGTTCAAAAGTACGAGGAAGATCTGATGACCACCAGAATTCGAGAGATGGAAGCTCTTACTGAAGTCAAAGAACTTAGGCTTAAGGTCATGGAACTCGAAACTCAAGTACAGGTCGCTACGAATCAATTACGTAGGCAAGATGAAAATGGGAAAGTACTTAAGGAAGAATTGGAGAACGCACGTGCTGCGGAAAAAGTTCTTGCTGCCAAGTTACGAGATGAACAGCGTAAGTACGCCGATTTGGaatcgaaaatgaaagatgaaaCCATGATGGCTAGGATACGTGACGCTGAACATGCTCAACAAGTTGCTGAGCTCACGCAGAAAATTTCTTTGCTCGAATTAAAg AACGAAGAAATGCATGCGGAAGGTGAactaagaaataatttagatgacagtgagagagtaagagaactTCAAGATAAAGTTGCGGAACTAAAAGCAGAG TTCCCTACGCCAATCACCAGCCCGGAGACTGAGCCTTGGCGCTGGGTCGAGTAA